The nucleotide sequence TTCCGCCTCATCGGCGCCGCCGCCGGACCACGGCCGCGGCCCGGCGCGATGGACTTCGTCGGCGTGAACTACTACACGCGGCACGTCGTGAAGTCGGAGGGCCTCGGCCTGGGGCGGCTCGTCGGCCACGTGTGCCAGGCGCCGCACCACGGCGGGGACGGCCCCAGGAGCGCCATCGGCTGGGAGGTGTACCCGGAGGGCCTGGCCGCCGTCGCCGCGCGGTACGCCGGGTATGGCCTCCCGGTGATCATCACCGAGAACGGCATCGCGACCGGCGACGACGCGCTGCGCGCCGAGTTCCTGCGCGGGCACCTGGCCGCGCTCGACGGGGCCATCGCCGCCGGCGTGCCGGTGGCCGGCTACTTCCACTGGAGCCTCATCGACAACTTCGAGTGGGCCCACGGCATGGGGGCACGTTTCGGGCTGGCGTCGGTGGACGCGACGACCCTGGCGCGCACCCCGAAGCCGTCGGCCGACGTCTACGCCGAGGCGTGCCGCCGCGGACGGGCGGCCGCGGACGGATCGAGCGCCGCCGCTCGCCTCAGCCGCTGACGGCCGCCGGCATCCGAAGCGGGACCGTCCCCGCCGGGAGGACGTGCGCGGTCACGTCGTCCACCGATTGCCCCATGAAGAACTGCCGCCCCCAGATCTCGAGCGCGAGCAGGTTGAAGAAGCCGTGCACCTGGCGACTCCAGCCGGTGACGGCGTCGCGGACGCCGCGCGGATCCAGGCCGAGCACGCCCACGCAGAACCCGTCGTCGAAGAGCTCGGGCCTGGCCAGCGGCGCGAGGTAGTCGGCGACGGGCAGCGGGAAGCCCACCTTCTGCCGGTGGACGACGTCGCGGGGCACGTAGCGCTCGGCGACCTGCTTCAGCAGCCACTTGTCGGTCCGGCCGTGCAGCCGGAGCCCCAGCGGCAGGTTCACGGCCTCGCGCACGACCGCGCGATCCAGGAACGGCGTCCGGCACTCGACCGACGCCGCCATGCTCATCCGGTCGAGGCGCCGGAGGAGGGGCGCGAGGAAGTTCGTCAGGTCCGCGAGCATCGCGCCGAGGACCGCGCGATCGCCGGCGCTCGGAACGAACGCGTACGCGTCCTCCGCCCGCCGCTGCAGCGCGTCGCGCGAGAACCCGTCCAGGAACGCCGTGGCGTGGCCGAGCAGGCCCTCGTACTCCCAGAACGTGGTGGCGGGGACGCCGTCGGCGGCGTAGCCGGCCAGGGCCACGATCTTCCGGAGCTTCAGCGGCAGCCGCGCCAGGAGCTGCCGTGCCCGGAGGAACTGCCGGTAGCGGCGGTAGCGCTGCATGTAGCCGCCGAACAGCTCGTCGGCGCCTTCGCCGCTCAGGAGGATCCCCACGCCGTGGCGCCGGGCGAACTCCGAGACCAGCATGAACGCGACGGAGTTGGGGTGCGTGAGCGGGAAGTCACTGTGGTAGATGGCCCGCGGCAGGTGCGCCCGGAAGTCGTCTGCCGACATCGGGTAGCTGAGGAGCCGGATGCCGAGCGCGGCGGCGACCTTCGCGGCGTACGGCTGCTCGTCGAGCGAGGGATACCCGGTCACCGACACGTGAAAGGCCGTGACGTCGGGCAGTTCGCGCGCGCACAAGGCCGTGATCAGGCTCGAGTCGAGGCCGCCGCTGCAGAGCGTCCCGAGCGGCACGTCGCTCACGAGACGGGCGCGGACGCTGTCGGTGAGCATCGTGTCGATTGTGCCCACCACCGCCGACGGCGGCGCGGCCGCCAGCCTCGCGAAGCGCTCGGGATCCACGTCGGACGCCGGTGTGTAGTACGCCTCGGGCGCGCCGACGACGCCGTCGCGGACGACGAGGAGGTGCCCCGCCGGCAGGGACGACACGCCCTCGACGAGCGTCTCGGGCGATCCGAAGTCCGTGTTGCGGAAGAGCGACCACTCGATCAGGCGGTGACGGTTCGGCCGGAGCGTCCGGCACACGGCCACGAGCGCCTTCACCTCCGACGCGAACAGGAAGTGCCCGTCCTCGATGGCGTAGTAGACGGGCTTCTTCCCGAGCCGGTCCCTCACGAGGGTGAGCGTGCCGGCCTCGCGGTCCACGAGCGCGAAGCCGTACATGCCGACCAGCCGGTCGAGCGCGGGCGTGCCCCACCGGGCGAGGGCCGCCATCACGACCTCGGTGTCGGTCTTCGATCGGAACACCTGGCCCAGCGCGGCCAGTTCCTCGCGCAGCGCCCTGAAGTTGTAGGTCTCGCCGTTGTAGGCGATGCAGTAGCGGCCGCTGGCGTCGGCCATCGGCATGTGGCCGGCCGGCGACAGGTCGATGATGCTGAGCCGATCGGCGCCCAGGCACACGCGGCCGAGCGGCATCACGCCGCGATCGTCGGGGCCGCGGTGGGCCTGCACCTCGCACATCCGTGCCACGAGGGCCGCGTGATCCTCTTCGCGGCAGCCCGATTTCAGGCACACCAGACCGGCGATGGCACACATGGACGAGGCGGCTCTCCCTCGTATGGTACCTGACGGCCCGGCGGAGCCCAGGCGCGGGACGCCCGGATTGCCCGCGACTGCTGCGAACGGCGCGCGCACCGCGCGCCCGGCCTGGCCGACCGCCGGGGGACTGCTAGCATACGGACGTCGCGCGGTCGCGCGCGGCCGCGCCGATGGCCCCCACCGAGGCTTCCATCCCACACGTCCTGCGCCGGCCGGGTCCGCTGCTGCTCGCGGCGGCGCTCGTCATCGCGCTGGTGACGGGAGGCCGCGACGCCTGGAGCGAGGGCGCCGTGTCGCTGCAGGGCGACATGCCCCGCTACATGATGGACGGCGTCTTCCTGCGGGACCTCCTCCACGCGGCGCCGTTCTGGCCGCCCGATCGTCTTCTCGACTACGCCCAGCACTACTACGCGCGCTATCCCGCCCTCTCCCTGGGACACCACCCACCGCTCGTGGCGGCCAGCCTCGTCCCGTTCTTCGAAGTGTTCGGCGTCTCGGTGGGGGCGGCCCGGCTCGACCTCGTCGCGTTCTTCCTGGCGGCGGTGGGGCTCGTCTACGCCATCGGCCGGCGCCTGTTCGACGACGGGACGGCGGGCTGGGCGGCGGCGCTCTTCGCGAGCAGTCCGTTCGTGGTCGGCTACGCGCAGGCCGTCCTGTCGGAACTGCCGGCGATGACCCTCGTGCTGGCGGCCGTGCTCTTCGCGCTGCGCTTCGCCGAGACGGGCCGGCTGCGCGACTACGCCGGCCTGCTCGCGGCCGCGGCGCTGAGCCTCACGGCGAGGCCGCCGGCCATCTTCGCCATGCCCGCGTACGTGTGGATCGTGACCGCCCACGGCAGCTGGCGCCACTTCCGGCAGCGCGCGGTCCTCGTGACGACGCTGGCGGGCGGCGCCGCACTCGTCGTGCTCGCCCTGGCGCTCGTCGCGCTGTCGCCGTTCAACCTCCGCGTGGTCCGCTTCATCCTCGAGAGCGGATTCGGCCTGGGGAACCCGACGCGGGTCCTGGGGATCATCGCCAGCCAGCAGATCGGGCAGCCGCTGCTCTGGACGTGGCTGGCCGGCGTCGTCGCGGCCCTCCTCGTGCGCGACCGCCGGCAGACCACGCCCCTCGTGTGGATCGCGGCCGTCGTCGGGGGCGTGCTGGCCGTGACGGGCATGACCGAGCCGGCCCGCTACTCCGCCCTCGCCGTGCCCGCCTACTGCCTCGGCGCCGGCAGCCTGTGGGCGACGGCCGGGCGATGGCGGCCGGCCGCCGCGCTCGCGCTCGGCCTGGCCGTGAGCTGGCAGACCGTGAGCGCCGCCGCGGTCCGTCCGGTGGGCGCCGGCGGCTACGAGGAGGCGGCGGAGTACGTCGCCGGCCGGCCCGGCGGCCCCACGGTGCTCTTCAGCGGCGCCGTGGACAGCGGCTACTTCGTGTTCTTCGTCCGGAAGCACGACCCGGCGGGCGAGCTCGTCGTGCTGCGCTCCGACAAGGTCCTCACGACCTCGCAGATGGGCGAGGTGGCGGTCGAGGATCGGATCGCGGACCGCGCCGAGATCTACGAGGTGCTGGGCCGGTTCGGGACGCGCTGGGTCGTGCTCGAGGACGCGCCGAGCGGGTCGGTCGTCCTCGACTGGCTCCGGGAGGAGACCCACGGCCCCCGCTTCGCCGAGCGGCTGCGCATCCCGATCGCGACGGGGGACGTCCGGCTGCGGGGCGTCGACCTGGTGGTCTACGAGTACCTGCAGGCGTCGCCGCCGGCGCCCGACGCGGTCGTCGATCTCCGGCTGCCCGTCGTCGGCCGCACGATCCGCGTGCCGCTGTCGGACCTGCGGCCCGCGCGCTGAGCCGGTCCCCGTGCGCGGTCCCGCCTACGAGCCTGCGGTCGAGGTCACCGGCGAGTCGGCCGGACAGCTCCAGTCGCTGACGGTGAAGTAGTCCTCGGCGTAGCGGCGCGCCTGGTACACCACGGCCACGTCGCGGTCGTCGTACCGGTTGACGTAGTCCCATACCACCTCGCCGTCCGGGGCGACCTCGAACACGCGTCCGGCGTTGGCTTCCACGATGAGCAGGTCGCCGTTCGAGAGCCACTCGTGCTTGCCCCGAATGGGCGTGTAGAAGTGCCCGTCGGCCGAGCCGCCATAGGCAACCGTCGTGGCGCCGGTCACGGGGTCGAGATCGATGATGGTGCTCGCGCCGAGCGGGCCTTGCCGCCCGCCGGCGCCGGTCGACGACGCGAAGTCGGGCAGCGGGTTGTTGCTGAACACCGAGATCGTCCCGTCGGGCTTGAAGTCGGGATCGTGCTGGCGGATCCAGCGCCCCACGCGGCGCCACACCACCTGCCCGGTGGTCGGGTTCATCACCATCAGCAGGCTCAGGTCCCGCATCGACAGCAGGAGGTCGCCGGCCGACATGCGCGGAAAGCGGTCCGCGATGTCCGCCGGCAGCTCCTCGATGTCGTTCAGGTGCAGCATGTCGCCGCGCGGCACCTCGCCCGACGGTCCGCCGTAGAACGCGCCCGGCGCGCCGTCGAGCACCGCCTTCAGGATCGAGACTTCCTGCAGGACCTGGCCGCCCGCCGAGACGCGCATCGCCGTCTCCTCGTGGAACGGCGTCGAGAGCGGTGGGTACGGCGACGGCCCCTCCACGTAGCGCCGTCCGCCCACCCAGAAGGTGCCGTCGGCGTTGGGCGAGATCACGTGATGGGCCATCCGGGGCAGCGTCCACACGACGCCGCCGCAGCGGTCGAGCTTCGCCAGGCCCTTGTTCTCGAAGTTGACGACGACCGAGCCGTCCGGCAGGGCGAGACCGTCGTGGGGCTCGACGTTCCACTCGGTCTTGGGGCGGTCGGCCGCCGGCAGGACGTGGCTGGAGTCCGGAAAGAGGTCGAAGTACCGGAGGGGCCACCGGCGGACGACCGTGCCGTCGGCGCGGATGAGCCGCAGTTCGTGGCCCTCGCCGAAGAACGCCACGATCAGGGTGAGTCCCGGGGCCGGGCGCCCCTCGACGTGCCCGATCACGCCGTTCCCGGGCCGGGTGGCTGGCTGCAGGAACACCTCGGGCCGCACCCCGAAGTCCGTCCGCCAGGCGCTCAACTGCCGGACGGCATCGATGCCGAAGCGCAGGAGGGCGTAGGGAAAGACGTTTTGCGCGCCCACGACGAAGCCGTACGCGAACACCAGGACGAACGCGGACGCGACGAACGCGAGCCTCGCCCTGTCGCGTGGGCGCGGTGACGGCGCTGCCGGAGACGGTGGGGTCATGCGATCTGAGGCCGATCCGACCGGGCGCCGCGGCTGTCGGCCACCGTCGCGGCCGAAGCGACCCGCTGGAGGGCGAGTGTACCGCGTCGGGGCGGAGACGGCAGGCGAGGGACTGCCTGGGCTGGCCCGGCCGGGGCGGGGCCGCCCCGGCACGGGCACGCGCTCGAGCTGGTAGGGTCCCGGCACCACTTGGGGCGGCAGACAGCCCTCAATTCAGGCCACGCGCCGACCGAATTGTTTGACCTCCAACCGATTCGATACAACAGGTCATGTGGCAGGCCGTCGCCTGGCCGGGCCCGGGGGCCGGGCAGGCGGGGCGACCGGCGACCCACCCGGGCTTCGCCGAGGGCGGCCCGGACCGAGGGTCGTGGCGGAGATCAGGGCGCGGCAGCCCACCAGGTCGAGCCCGCGGACGTCCGGGCTCAGCAAGCGGCTCCTGTGGGGGAGTCTCGTTCGCGGGAGGCACTTCCATACCTCCGTGCCTCCCGCGCTTTTTCCGCCCGACGCCGCACCGTTGGCGCGCCTCGCCGTCCTCGCGCGGCGGCGCACCCGCTCGGTCCCCCGCAATCCTGGCGCCGCGCGCCCCCACCCGCGCTACTGTTGGCAGACCGCTCTTCGAGGACGCCTGCCACGATGCCCCCGCGTGATTCCTCGTCCCCGCGCACCCCAGGCGCGCCGCCTGCCGCTGGCAGGCACATCCGCATCACGCGGTGCCCGGCCTGATGCGCCCCTCCGCGGCCGTGCTCGGCGGCCTGGCGGTGGTGGCCGCCGCCTGCGCCCGACCGGCGCCTCCACCGGGGTCTCCCCTCGTGCCCGGGGCCGGGCGCGGCCTCAACGTGCTGCTCGTCACCATCGACACCCTCCGGCAAGACCGCGTCGGCGCCTACGGACGGCACGCGGGGCTGACGCCCACTCTCGACGCCCTCGCCGCCCGCGGCGTCCGCTTCGTCCACGCGTTCTCGCACGTGCCGCTGACGCTGCCGGCGCACACGTCGATCCTGACGGGCCGGACCCCGGTGCATCACGGTGTCCACCTGAACGGCAGCGCCCGCCTCGACGACGCCGTACCCACGCTGGCCACGACGCTCAAGACGGCCGGCTACCGGACGGGCGCCTTCGTCGGCGCGTTCGTGCTCGACGCGCGCTACGGCCTCACGCGCGGCTTCGACCGCTACGACGCCCACTACGCCACCGACGGCGGCAACGGCTCGTTCGCCTTCGCCGAACGGCCGGGCGCCGAGGTGGTGCAGGCCGCCGGCGACTGGATCCTGGAACCCGGCGCCGCCGTCCCCTGGCTCGCCTGGGTGCACCTGTTCGACCCGCACGCGCCGTACGCGGCGCCCGCCGAGTACCGCGCCGGCCGGACGCCCTACGACGCCGAGGTCGCCTACGCCGATGCCATGGTGGGACGCCTGCTCGACCGCCTGGGCCCGGCGGTGCTCGAGCGGACGCTCGTCGTCGTGACGGCCGACCACGGGGAGTCGCTCGGCGACCACGGCGAGACGACGCACGGCCTCTTCGCCTACGACGCCACCATCGCGGTCCCGCTCATCCTCGCGGGCGCCGGCATCACGCCGGGACTCGTGGAGGCGCCCGTCGGCCACGACGACATCCTGCCCACGGTCGCGGACCTGCTGGGCGTCGCCGCGCCCGACGGCATGGACGGCCAGTCGGCGGCGCGGCCCCTCGCCGCGGATCGGGCCGTCTACATCGAGGCCCTCGACGCCGCGCTCACCCGGAACTGGGCGCCGCTCACGGGCGTCGCGACCTCCGCCTGGAAGTACATCCACCTGCCGACGGCGGAGCTCTACGATCGAGGCGCCGATGCCGCCGAGGCCCGGAACCTGGCCACGGACCAGCCGGCGCGCGTGTCGGCCCTGGAGCGGACGCGGCTGCGGTTGACGGCGGCCCCGGCCGATCCCGCCCCGGCTGCGGCCCGCGGCGCGGCCGACGAGCGCCGTCTCCGCGCCCTGGGCTACGTGGCCGCGCCGGCCCAGGCCGGCGCCGGCGCCGCTGGCGCGTTCACCGAGGCCGACGACCCCAAGCATCTGGTGGCGTTGAACGAGCGGTTCAACGACGCGCTCACGAGCTATACCGAGGGACACGCCGCCGACGCGCTCGCCGCCTTCCTGGGCGTACTCGCCGAGCGCCCCGACTTCACGACGGCCCGGACGAGCGCCGCGACCGTGCTCGTGGCGACGGGCCGTGCCGCCGAGGCGGCGCGGCTGCTGCGCGCGGCGCCGCCGCCCCTCGACGCCGCCCCGGGGATCCAGGCCAAGCTTGGCGAGGCGCTGCGGGCGGCCGGCGACCTCCAGGGCGCCGCGGCCGCGCTCGAACGGGCGCGCGCCGGCGGCGACGCCGACCCGGATCTGCTCAACGACCTGGGCGGCGTCTACGCCGGCCTGGGACGCCTCGCCGAGGCCCGGGCGGCCTTCACCGCGCTCCTCGCCCTGGACGCCGACGCGGCGGAGGTGTGGCACAACCTGGGGGTGCTGGAACTCTCGGCCCGCCGGCCCGACGCGGCCGCGGCGGCCTTCAGGCACGCCGTGGACGTCGAACCGTCCCGGGCCGACGCGTGGGAAGGGCTGGGCGCGGCGCTGGTCGAACGCGACCGCGCCGGCGCCGTGGAGGCCTGGCGCCGCGCGGAGCGGCTGGCGCCCGGCAACTTCGATCTCCTGTTCAACCTCGGGATGGTGCTGGCCGACGGCCCGACGCCGGCCGAGGCGCGCCCCTACCTGACCCGGTTCCTGCGGGAAGCGCCGCGGGCGCAGTACGCCCGCGACCTGCCGGTGGTCGAGGCCCGGCTCCGGGCGCTCGGGCGGCGCTAGCGACGGCTCCGGGGCGCAGGGAGGAGAAGGAGGAGGGGCCGAGGCGGGCGGCGCCGCGGCCCCGCAGGGCCGCAGCGCCGTCGGAATGGGCCGCGCTAGAACGAGAAGCGGAAGGCGAGTTGGAACGTGCGCGGATCGAGCGTCGCGATGATGCGGTTGAACTGCGATCCGTTGCTCAGGTTGAAGTTGGTCACCGCGTTGGAGTTCAGCGCGTTGAAGAGATCCGCGAGGACCGAGAGGTTGAACCGGTCCGCCACCACGAAGGTCTTGTCGAGGCGGAGATCGACGATCCCGACGGTGTCGGAGTAGTTGTTGTCGATGTTCTCCAGGAACACCGTGGCCGTGCCGGCGTTCGGCAGGGCGTAGGCGACGCGGCGGGCGTAGGGCCAGCCGCTCTGGAGGCGGACGTTGGTGGCGAAACCGACGTCGTACGGGAAGACGTAGCGGCCGAGGAACCGGGCCTGCCAGTTCTGACTCTTCTGGCGGTTCGCCACCGTCGGGAAGGACTCGCCGTTGGCGTTGTAGCCGGTGCCGATCGGGTCCGCGGTGAGCGGGCTCGTGCTGGCGTTGTCGCCCCGGCGCAGCTCGTTGCGCCACTGGTAGTCGAAGCTGCTCTGGAAGAACAGTCCTCCGGGGAAGCGCTTGTTGAAGCCGACGCTGACGGTGTCGAACGTGTCGTCGCCGCCGCCGACCGTGTCGGGAATGTTGGTGACGACGTTGTTAACGACGCCCCGCAGGCTGGACGGGATGTCGAACACGTTCAGCGTCTGCTGGCTGGTGACGCCGTTGACGTAGTCGCGCAGGTCGACCGTCACCGTCGTCGGCACCGTGAACTGACCCACGCGCGCGATGTTCACGGTGGTGAACTCGTCGTGGGTCATCTTGCGGACGTAGGCCACGCGGGCCGACGACTCGCCCCAGAACTGCCGCTCGAACGAGAGGTTGAACTCGTCGGCGTACGGCGTCTTGAGGTCCGGATCGAGGGTCGTGCTGCTGCCGCCGGTGGTTCCGACGAGCACGCCGAGCTCGGCCGGCCCGTCGTACAGCCGGTTGCCGTTCAGGTCGTTGAACCGGTAGTCGGCGGTGTTCGTGCCGCCCGGGTTCAGGTTGCTCATCCGGTCCGCGAAGTTGTAGTAGTAGCGGCCGTAGAAGCCCTTGAGCACGGTCCTGCCGTCGTCGGTCGGCGAGTAGCTGAAGCCGACGCGGGGGACGATCTTGGTCGAGGTGAGCAAGGTCTTGCCGGGCACGGTGACAGGCTGGAAGACCTCGGTGATGAGCGGGTTGCGCACCGAGTCCTGGTAGTGCGGCGACTGCCGGTCCAGGCGGAGGCCGAGGGTCAGCGAGAGCTTCTGGTTCAGGCTCCAGCGATCCTGGATGAAGGCGGCGATGCGCCCGTTGCGGTCGTCGGCGCCCGTCCAGCCGCCGCCGAAGTCGCCGGCGGCGCCCAGGTCGGTGATGCGGACGATGTCCACGGCGCCGTCACGGTCTCGGTAGAAAATCGGGCCCGCCGTGCCGTTGTTGGCGAACTTCGACTGGTCGTCCAGCCACTCGAACCCGAACTTGAAGTCGTGCGAGCCCGCCGCTTCCGGCAGGTAGTAGGTGGCGGTCACGTTGACCTGCGGCTTGTTTCGGTCGAACGTGAATGGCCCGCCCTGGCTGCCAGCCAGCCAGCCTGCGCCCGTGTTCACGCCCGTCCCGGTGTCGGTCCGTGGCGGATTCGAGTCGAACGGGACGGCGGGCTCCATCGGCCAGCCGAAGCCGAACAGGCCGACCTTCGTGTCGACGAACAGCCGGTTCGTCCACACGCGCTGCCACTGGGCGTTGTACATCCAGGACTTGCTGTCCTGCGCGAGGATCGAGTCGGGGCCGGTCGTGTTCGAGAGGCCCCGGCGCGGCTTGTACTTCCGGGCCCACTGGTAGTAGGCCACGATGGTGTCCTTGCTGGACGCCTTGTAGGTCGCCTTTCCGGTGGCGTTGTCGAACACGCCGAGGTCGCTGAACTCCTCGGCGACGCCCGAGATGATCTTGTCGATCTTGAAGTGGTTGTACGCGCCGTAGAACCAGATCTTGTCGCGCTTGATGGGGCCGCCGAGGTCGGTGTGGCCTTCCCAGAAGATCAGGTTGGGCTGCCCCGTGAACCCGCGCTCGGACGTCTCGCTGTCGATGTTGTCCCCGACCCAGCTGCCGCTCTCGTAGGTGAGGTTGTTGAACGACTTGAACTGGTTGCCGCCGCTCTTGATGGTCGAGAACACGGCCGACCCCGGCGTCATCATCGTCACGTCGCCGCCCGCCGCGCTCACCGTGATCTCCTCGTGGGCGAAGAAGTCCTGGTAGATGCCGGCGCCGCCGGTGCCCTCGGTCGTGTCCACGCCGTCGGTCACGACGCGGTTCTGGTTGCGGATGCCGAAGCTCTCGTAGCCGGACTGCTGGCTCTTGTGGCTGCCGCCCACGTCGAAGCCGCGCATGCGGACGCCCGGCGCCTGGCCCAGGGTGGCCCAGAGGTCGGTGGCGGACGGGATCGCCGCGAGCTTCTCGGACCCGAACTCGGAGCCGATCTTGGTGGAGCTGACGTCCACGACCGGCGACTCCGCGGTGACCGTCACGCTTTCCTGGAGGGTCGCGACGGCCAGCTGCTGGTCGACGTTCAGCGTCTGGCCCAGCGCGAGCACGATGTTCTCGCGCTTGGTGGTCTGGAAGCCGCCGAGCTCGAAGGTGAGCGTGTATCGGCCCGGGGGCAGCGACGGGAAGCGATACCGGCCGTCGGTCTCCGTGATGGCCGTCTGCACGCCGATGAGCGCCGGCGACTGCGCGGTCACCGTCACGCCGGGCAGGATGCCCTGCTGGGCGTCGGTCACGATGCCGGTCAACCGGCCTTGGTCGATCTGCGCGGCCGCGGGGTACGCGGACGCGGCGAGCACGAAGAGCGTCAACACGCTACGCCTGAGTGTCATGCGTTCCATCCTCTCGAGTGGGTGGTCGACGTGGCGGCGCGGCGTGTGGAATCGGGCACACCGCGACACCCAAGGACAAATGCAACGAACAGTCTCCGAGTGTGCCACCCGGGCGACGCTCGCGAAATCATGGAAACCCGTCATTTTCGAGGCCTCGCGACACCACGCCGGCCAGCTGAGCGTTCGGGGCCGGCTGCGACGCCCCCGCCGGCGGCACGTCGAGAGGCGCGGGGACGATGCGGATGGACGCGGCGCCCGCCGCGAAGCTCGGCCGCACGCCGACCGCACGGCCGCCGGGAGCGTCAGCCGCCGATCGACGCGCGGACCATGGGACGGTCGACGGACGAGCTTCGCCTCGTGGCGCGTTCAGTCCAGGACGTTCGCGATGCAGTGGGTGTTGCCGCCCACGAGGTGCGCGAAGTCGCGGATCGGCACCGGCAGATAGCCGGCGGACTCGTAGGCGCGGTAGGCGGCGAGCGCCTTGCCGGCGAGCACCTCCCGCGTGAGGCGTCCGGCCGGCGCCCCCTTCCTCACCTCGCCCGGGAACACCGGGAAGATGATCGTCCGTCGACCCGTCGTCTCGTCCACGAAGGGCACGGCGTTGGTGGAGACGCGGTAGGACTCGACGTCGGCCTGCGTGTGGTCGATCGGCAGGAGGCGGTATCCGAGGGCCTTCAGGCGCGCCGCCGTCGCCTCGAGCTGGCGCTGCTCCCGCGAGGGCGGCCCGACGATCCGGTTCACCACCGCCACGCCGTCGCCGAGCAGCACGAAGGCCTGGTCCAGGTGGAACAGGAGCGGACTCTGCGTCTCGCGGCCCACCACCGTCACGTCCGCGCCGTCGAAGGCATCGGCGACGAGGCCGGAGACCGCGGCCGCGTCGACCGTCCGTCCGCGGCGCCTGTAGTTCTCGATGGTCAGCCGCACGTCGTTGTACCCGATGAAGACGCGCGTCCGGCCGTCCACGCGGTCGAACGCCAGGTTGCCGCCCTCGAAGACGAACCCGGCATCGACGATGCGGTCGCCGAAGACCTGGCGGGCCACGCGCTGGCGCGAGCGCGACAGCTCGCCGTTGTAGGCCACGCGCTCGTCCACCGGCATCGGCACGAGGAACCGGTCCTCGCCGCCGACGGCGACGCGCTCGCCGAGATCCTGCGCCCACATGTCGAGGTCCGCGTGCAGGCGTTCGATCACGTGGACGCGGAACGGCCGCGGCCCGGCCGCCGTCCGGAGCGCGTCCACGAGCCCGGGCTCGACCGTGTCCGAGACGGCGAGCTCGATGGCCGTGTAGCCCGGCAGCGCCGCGATGAGCTCGGCGTACGCATTTCTGGCGAACTCGACGTGCCGGTGCGGATCGACGGGGGCATCGCCCGGCCGCCGGTAGGGATCCGGCACGGACAGATAGACGCGCTTCAGGGCGCGCGCATACTCGGGCTGGACCTCGGCGGT is from Vicinamibacterales bacterium and encodes:
- a CDS encoding agmatine deiminase family protein, encoding MSRRPIRLLVAIALALAASPAPRAARTDETRVTAEVQPEYARALKRVYLSVPDPYRRPGDAPVDPHRHVEFARNAYAELIAALPGYTAIELAVSDTVEPGLVDALRTAAGPRPFRVHVIERLHADLDMWAQDLGERVAVGGEDRFLVPMPVDERVAYNGELSRSRQRVARQVFGDRIVDAGFVFEGGNLAFDRVDGRTRVFIGYNDVRLTIENYRRRGRTVDAAAVSGLVADAFDGADVTVVGRETQSPLLFHLDQAFVLLGDGVAVVNRIVGPPSREQRQLEATAARLKALGYRLLPIDHTQADVESYRVSTNAVPFVDETTGRRTIIFPVFPGEVRKGAPAGRLTREVLAGKALAAYRAYESAGYLPVPIRDFAHLVGGNTHCIANVLD
- a CDS encoding TonB-dependent receptor is translated as MTLRRSVLTLFVLAASAYPAAAQIDQGRLTGIVTDAQQGILPGVTVTAQSPALIGVQTAITETDGRYRFPSLPPGRYTLTFELGGFQTTKRENIVLALGQTLNVDQQLAVATLQESVTVTAESPVVDVSSTKIGSEFGSEKLAAIPSATDLWATLGQAPGVRMRGFDVGGSHKSQQSGYESFGIRNQNRVVTDGVDTTEGTGGAGIYQDFFAHEEITVSAAGGDVTMMTPGSAVFSTIKSGGNQFKSFNNLTYESGSWVGDNIDSETSERGFTGQPNLIFWEGHTDLGGPIKRDKIWFYGAYNHFKIDKIISGVAEEFSDLGVFDNATGKATYKASSKDTIVAYYQWARKYKPRRGLSNTTGPDSILAQDSKSWMYNAQWQRVWTNRLFVDTKVGLFGFGWPMEPAVPFDSNPPRTDTGTGVNTGAGWLAGSQGGPFTFDRNKPQVNVTATYYLPEAAGSHDFKFGFEWLDDQSKFANNGTAGPIFYRDRDGAVDIVRITDLGAAGDFGGGWTGADDRNGRIAAFIQDRWSLNQKLSLTLGLRLDRQSPHYQDSVRNPLITEVFQPVTVPGKTLLTSTKIVPRVGFSYSPTDDGRTVLKGFYGRYYYNFADRMSNLNPGGTNTADYRFNDLNGNRLYDGPAELGVLVGTTGGSSTTLDPDLKTPYADEFNLSFERQFWGESSARVAYVRKMTHDEFTTVNIARVGQFTVPTTVTVDLRDYVNGVTSQQTLNVFDIPSSLRGVVNNVVTNIPDTVGGGDDTFDTVSVGFNKRFPGGLFFQSSFDYQWRNELRRGDNASTSPLTADPIGTGYNANGESFPTVANRQKSQNWQARFLGRYVFPYDVGFATNVRLQSGWPYARRVAYALPNAGTATVFLENIDNNYSDTVGIVDLRLDKTFVVADRFNLSVLADLFNALNSNAVTNFNLSNGSQFNRIIATLDPRTFQLAFRFSF